The Zygosaccharomyces rouxii strain CBS732 chromosome G complete sequence genome contains a region encoding:
- a CDS encoding uncharacterized protein (some similarities with uniprot|P36034 Saccharomyces cerevisiae YKL219W COS9), producing the protein MSMISDESEIDLEKCVQMYEEEEIELPADSTSGKLVYFLAPYFFEKTWTSDIVASLSAAFLSPSLVRLPYFIMRDLYDDPFETKLSDIFSPVWMIIHYFLCFTFSFWNFIDNRKKVNIEKKVLQQLLKEVAEMDLPGDPVAWQRIASRVNHFSEETGYRYSLFYSGEHCMRFFVREIVKPIECQTYDIRCYQEGSTVVNFWKNPPNKALTERALANYNKCVESFGKLSHTAEKDEFRDGIFEKFHSIFNTSLFYLVIIELGSFIIMMLTFIISMISCAIFNSFATPH; encoded by the coding sequence ATGAGTATGATAAGTGACGAGAGTGAAATCGATTTAGAGAAGTGTGTACAGATgtatgaagaagaggagaTAGAATTGCCAGCAGACAGTACTAGTGGAAAGTTGGTATACTTCCTTGCCCCATATTTCTTCGAGAAAACATGGACATCCGACATTGTCGCTTCCCTTTCAGCTGCATTTTTGTCACCATCGCTTGTACGGTTGCCTTACTTTATTATGCGCGACTTATATGatgatccatttgaaaCAAAACTTTCAGACATATTTTCTCCCGTATGGATGATCATTCATTATTTCCTATGCTTTAcgttttctttttggaaCTTCATCGACAATAGGAAAAAGGTTAATATTGAGAAAAAGGTGCTCCAACAATTATTGAAGGAAGTGGCTGAAATGGACTTGCCCGGGGATCCAGTAGCTTGGCAAAGAATTGCATCTAGAGTTAATCACTTTTCTGAAGAGACAGGATATCGGTATTCTCTTTTTTACAGTGGGGAGCATTGTATGCGATTTTTTGTGAGAGAAATCGTAAAACCAATAGAGTGTCAGACGTACGACATCAGGTGTTATCAAGAAGGAAGTACGGTagtaaatttttggaaaaatccaccaaataaaGCGCTAACTGAGAGAGCACTTGCGAATTATAACAAGTGCgttgaaagttttggtaAATTATCACATACGgcagaaaaagatgaatttagagatGGTATTTTCGAGAAGTTTCATAGTATCTTCAACACCTCATTGTTTTACTTGGTGATAATAGAGCTAGGGTCCTTTATAATTATGATGCTGACCTTCATTATATCGATGATTTCTTGCGccatttttaattcattCGCTACCCCTCATTAG
- a CDS encoding uncharacterized protein (no similarity): MSNKKKSKSKASESHNRGGRENSPRGQHNSLSPQRDSSISDQQGSENGGTGSRTNGIKLAARLFRNPLFSKRGFQHAKEGLKSESSGDSMSNVRFLGSFFLLTYPIFLIGYSIFGFLYGDKNNGIHVFLYGSPLFTAVPYIIQYLNDVDTLLLSIFEIGEKNLLEYFADPGIRELLLTVFEIVGFIYQLVKGRQNFEIFICGIVGFNLYLVGNTLLIWERKKRPKPVMADSA; encoded by the coding sequence ATGtccaacaagaagaagagtaagAGTAAGGCCAGCGAGAGCCACAATCGTGGTGGAAGAGAGAACAGTCCCCGCGGACAACACAACTCTCTCTCACCGCAAAGAGACAGCAGTATCTCTGATCAGCAAGGAAGCGAGAACGGCGGTACTGGCTCTAGAACAAACGGGATCAAATTAGCCGCTCGCTTGTTCCGCAATCCAttgttttccaaaagaggGTTTCAACATGCAAAAGAGGGACTAAAAAGTGAGAGTTCAGGTGACTCGATGAGCAATGTAAGGTTTCTTGGCAGCTTCTTTCTCTTAACTTACCCGATTTTTTTGATAGGATACAGTATCTTCGGTTTTTTATACGGGGACAAAAATAATGGTATACATGTTTTCTTGTATGGCAGTCCACTATTCACTGCTGTTCCTTATATCATACAATACCTGAATGATGTCGATACATTGCTTTTAAGCATATTTGAGATTGGGGAGAAGAATTTGCTCGAATATTTCGCAGACCCGGGAATCAGAGAGCTCCTCTTGACTGTTTTTGAGATTGTGGGATTCATTTATCAATTAGTGAAGGGTAgacaaaattttgagataTTTATATGCGGGATTGTCGGTTTTAATCTTTATCTCGTAGGAAATACTTTGCTAATCTgggaaagaaagaaaaggcCAAAACCGGTGATGGCTGACTCGGCGTGA
- the DDI2 gene encoding cyanamide hydratase (similar to uniprot|P43543 Saccharomyces cerevisiae YNL335W Hypothetical ORF), whose amino-acid sequence MSKYGFIKVNKEFEKAIKDPKDPLPRTTVPIPSGKVANFFYNYAAKELPLATLNHSLRVFQYSVAIMKDQFPEWDLDEEVIYVTALMHDIATTDKNLNETKLSFEFYGGYISRELILRETGGNTDYADAVAEAIIRHQELTTTGFITSLGLILQIATTLDNAGANTNLIHQETIYSINEKYPRVNWSTCFANVLSKEDTQKPWSHSTTFGIEDFKEKVLNNPVKYERQ is encoded by the coding sequence ATGTCAAAATACGGCTTTATTAAAGTTAATAaggaatttgaaaaagctATCAAGGATCCCAAGGATCCTTTACCTCGGACCACTGTTCCAATTCCATCTGGGAAAGTTGCCAACTTCTTCTATAACTATGCTGCTAAGGAGTTGCCATTGGCCACTTTGAATCACTCACTTCGTGTTTTCCAATACAGTGTTGCCATAATGAAGGATCAGTTTCCAGAATGGGATTTAGATGAGGAAGTGATTTACGTTACTGCGTTAATGCATGATATTGCTACCACTGACAAGAACTTGAATGAAACGAAATTATCTTTTGAGTTTTACGGTGGATATATCTCAAGAGAATTAATTCTTAGAGAAACCGGTGGAAATACGGATTATGCAGATGCTGTTGCTGAGGCGATTATTCGTCACCAAGAGCTGACTACAACTGGTTTTATCACTTCTCTTGGCCTGATTTTGCAGATCGCAACCACTCTCGATAATGCAGGAGCTAATACCAACTTGATTCATCAGGAAACAATATATTCTATTAATGAAAAGTATCCAAGAGTCAACTGGTCAACATGTTTTGCCAATGTTCTCTCGAAGGAGGATACTCAAAAGCCATGGTCTCACTCAACCACATTCGGTATTGAGGATTTCAAGGAGAAAGTCTTGAATAACCCAGTCAAATATGAAAGACAGTAG
- a CDS encoding uncharacterized protein (some similarities with uniprot|Q03034 Saccharomyces cerevisiae YDR539W Hypothetical ORF) — translation MRKVYEDKLPISFFKNLKQQKGNVDPDNLFDIVGCVDSLRGFGNDHARIAHHLRSSSHISMKEIISCLLEDRKKKQPYPIS, via the coding sequence ATGAGAAAAGTTTATGAAGACAAActtccaatttcattctttaaaaatttgaagcaGCAAAAAGGAAATGTTGATCCTGATAACTTATTTGATATTGTTGGTTGCGTTGACAGTTTAAGAGGATTCGGCAATGATCATGCTAGGATTGCTCACCACTTGAGATCGAGCAGCCACATTAGTATGAAGGAGATTATAAGCTGTTTGTTAGAAgacagaaaaaaaaaacaaccTTATCCCATTAGCTAA
- a CDS encoding SDR family oxidoreductase (similar to uniprot|P53183 Saccharomyces cerevisiae YGL039W and similar to uniprot|P53111 Saccharomyces cerevisiae YGL157W), protein MAVLVTGATGFIAQWVLDCLLKENYQVIGTVRSQEKGDKLHKQFGSPSKLSFEIVKDISDTEAFEPLFKKRGKEIDIVLHMASPCHFNTSDYEKDLLIPALNGTKGVLNAIKKYGDVKKVVVTSSYAAITDMVNSADGSLVFTEKDWNPATWERCQTDAVNAYCASKKFAEQAAWEFSKETGVSLTTINPVFVFGPQKFDEDVTSQLNTSNEIINGLIHSKPGDKLEPDYHSAYVDVRDVARAHLVAFQKDTTGERLGLSNGAFNCQSILDILNEKFPQLDITKGPEPGMGDTKPGAVFDNRHSKEVLAFPFISLEQCVYDTVAQVLKKEGRL, encoded by the coding sequence ATGGCTGTTTTAGTTACAGGTGCTACAGGTTTTATCGCCCAATGGGTCTTGGATTGTTTgttaaaagagaattacCAGGTTATCGGTACTGTTAGATCTCAGGAGAAGGGAGACAAGTTGCACAAACAGTTTGGAAGTCCTTCGAAATTGAgctttgaaattgtaaagGATATTTCCGATACAGAAGCCTTTGAACctcttttcaagaaaagaggCAAAGAAATTGACATTGTGTTGCACATGGCATCACCATGTCACTTTAATACTAGCGACTATGAGAAGGACCTATTGATTCCTGCATTGAACGGTACAAAGGGTGTTCTCAATGCCATCAAAAAATATGGTGATGTGAAGAAGGTTGTTGTCACGTCATCTTATGCTGCGATTACAGATATGGTGAACTCAGCTGATGGTAGCCTTGTTTTCACTGAAAAGGATTGGAACCCTGCCACTTGGGAAAGATGTCAAACTGACGCCGTGAATGCCTACTGtgcttcaaagaaatttgcGGAACAGGCAGCTTGGGAATTTTCAAAGGAGACTGGTGTGTCACTGACCACTATCAACCCTGTTTTTGTGTTTGGACCTcagaaatttgatgaagatgttaCATCTCAGTTGAACACTTCGAATGAGATTATTAACGGGTTAATTCACAGCAAGCCAGGTGATAAACTTGAACCAGATTACCATTCTGCTTATGTGGATGTTCGTGATGTTGCAAGGGCTCATTTGGTTGCATTCCAAAAGGATACCACTGGTGAAAGGTTGGGTCTTTCCAACGGAGCATTTAACTGTCAGAGCATCCTTGATATATTGAATGAAAAGTTCCCACAGTTGGACATTACTAAGGGACCCGAACCTGGTATGGGAGATACAAAGCCTGGTGCTGTGTTTGACAACAGACACTCAAAGGAAGTGCTAGCATTTCCATTCATTAGCCTTGAGCAGTGTGTGTACGATACTGTGGCAcaggttttgaaaaaagaggGACGTTTGTAG
- a CDS encoding sugar porter family MFS transporter (highly similar to uniprot|P39003 Saccharomyces cerevisiae YDR343C HXT6 High-affinity glucose transporter of the major facilitator superfamily nearly identical to Hxt7p expressed at high basal levels relative to other HXTs repression of expression by high glucose requires SNF3), translating into MSTENYKSALADNGNVKNMIDDIPVEHARESTASDSLENRSLSKNEKDDLQPVEGMNYDGHNGIQEEENDVALPKKPLSDYLSVFIFCVLIAFGGFVFGWDTGTISGFVNQTDFIERFGQLNHRTGEHYLSKVRTGLIVSLFNIGCAFGGLILTKPADVYGRKLAVTIAAVFYVVGTVISIASIDKWYQYMIGRIISGLGVGSLAVLSPMLISEVAPKQLRGTLVSIYQLMVTAGIFLGYCANYGTKTYDNSVQWRVPLGLNFAWAILMVAGMTFVPESPRYLVQIGKVQEAKRSLSRSNKVSPEDPGLLAELEQIETGIEAERAAGKASLQELFSTRGKVLQRVIMAAVIQSLQQLTGDNYFFYYGTTVFKSVGLNDSFETSIVLGVVNFFSTFFGIYYVERFGRRTCLLWGAATMVCCFVVFASVGVTRLWPNGQGNGSSKGAGNCMIVFTCFYIYCFASSWAPICFVVVSETFPLRVKSKGMAIAMVANWVWGFLIGFFTPFITGAINFYYGYVFMGCLVFAFFYVFFFVPETKGLTLEEVSTMWEENVLPWKSTSWVPPDRRGRGYDSEALAHDDKPWYKAMFTK; encoded by the coding sequence ATGTCGACAGAAAATTATAAGTCAGCTCTAGCTGATAACGGAAACGTCAAAAACATGATAGATGATATTCCTGTAGAGCACGCGAGAGAGAGTACCGCTAGTGATTCACTTGAAAATCGTTCTCTAAgcaaaaatgaaaaagatgacTTGCAACCTGTTGAAGGTATGAATTATGATGGACATAATGGCATCcaggaagaagaaaatgatgtTGCATTACCTAAGAAGCCATTGTCTGATTATCTTTCTGTTTTCATCTTTTGCGTTTTAAttgcatttggtggatttgtCTTTGGTTGGGATACCGGTACCATTTCAGGATTTGTTAACCAAACAGATTTTATCGAAAGATTTGGTCAATTGAATCACAGAACTGGCGAACATTATTTATCTAAGGTGAGAACTGGTCTTATCGTTTCACTTTTTAACATCGGTTGCGCTTTTGGTGGGTTAATCTTGACGAAACCTGCTGATGTTTACGGCCGTAAATTAGCTGTTACCATTGCTGCTGTATTTTATGTTGTTGGCACCGTTATCTCAATTGCATCTATTGATAAATGGTATCAATATATGATTGGTAGAATTATCTCAGGTCTCGGTGTTGGTTCATTGGCGGTTTTATCACCAATGTTAATCTCTGAAGTTGCACCAAAACAATTAAGAGGTACTTTagtttcaatttatcaactGATGGTTACCGCAGGTATTTTCTTGGGTTACTGTGCAAATTACGGTACTAAAACTTATGACAACTCTGTTCAATGGAGAGTTCCATTAGGCTTGAATTTCGCATGGGCCATTCTCATGGTTGCTGGTATGACATTTGTTCCTGAATCACCTCGTTACTTAGTACAAATTGGTAAAGTTCAAGAGGCCAAGAGATCATTATCGAGATCTAACAAAGTCTCTCCCGAAGATCCTGGTCTATTGGCGGAGTtagaacaaattgaaactGGTATCGAAGCCGAAAGGGCAGCTGGTAAGGCTTCCCTTCAAGAACTGTTTTCCACCAGAGGTAAAGTTTTACAACGTGTTATCATGGCAGCTGTTATCCAATCTTTACAACAATTGACTGGTGATAACTATTTTTTCTACTATGGTACTACCGTTTTCAAATCTGTTGGTTTAAATGATTCATTTGAAACTTCCATCGTTTTAGGTGTtgtaaatttcttctctacTTTCTTCGGTATCTATTACGTGGAAAGGTTTGGTCGTCGTACTTGTCTATTATGGGGTGCCGCTACAATGGTCTGTTGTTTCGTTGTATTTGCTTCTGTTGGTGTTACAAGATTATGGCCTAATGGTCAAGGTAATGGTTCATCAAAAGGCGCTGGTAACTGTATGATTGTCTTTACCTGCTTCTATATCTACTGTTTTGCAAGTAGTTGGGCTCCAATCTGCTTTGTTGTGGTTTCAGAAACTTTCCCATTAAGAGTTAAATCTAAAGGTATGGCAATTGCTATGGTTGCTAATTGGGTTTGGGGATTTTTAATTGGTTTCTTTACACCTTTCATTACAGGTGCAATCAACTTCTATTATGGTTACGTCTTTATGGGATGTTTGGTATTTGCATTCTTCTAcgtctttttctttgtcCCAGAGACTAAGGGTTTAACTTTAGAAGAAGTTAGCACCATGTGGGAAGAAAACGTTCTACCTTGGAAATCAACTTCATGGGTTCCACCAGACAGAAGAGGTAGAGGCTACGATTCTGAAGCCTTAGCTCATGATGATAAGCCTTGGTATAAGGCTATGTTTACCAaataa